Proteins co-encoded in one Micropterus dolomieu isolate WLL.071019.BEF.003 ecotype Adirondacks linkage group LG19, ASM2129224v1, whole genome shotgun sequence genomic window:
- the LOC123957485 gene encoding protocadherin gamma-A2-like produces MARQALLFVSLLSVGAVFGQVSYTVPEEMAKGSIVGNLAQDLGLQTKRLVSGKARIYTRDSDGYIELNRERGVLLVKERIDREALCRKTTPCALHFQIILDNPMEFYTVTVQITDINDNAPTFEKGEMKFKISESAITGAKFVLERAVDLDVGINDLKSYELKPKDNFSLKLRDNAEGNKNVEMVLQKPLDREKQEQISLVLTAVDGGDPQMSGTMLIVITVLDVNDNAPVFTQPTYKAAVTENSPKGTVVATVTAADADEGSNGKITYSITNTLDDVRKVFKINKENGVITIIENIDFEDSRNYQINLLASDEGGLTDSCKVIVDVQDVNDNHPAVDIMSKSTVISEDAKLNTVVTMINIEDKDTGENGKVQCFISDNVPFILKTSSNNFYSLVTDSDLDRERASEYNITVTCSDEGVPSLSSSVTLTLQISDVNDNAPVFERSSYEAYIVENNTPGLSIFTVKARDADWNQNARVSFILEDSSVNGVPVSSYVSVSADSGVIHAVRSFDYEQIKDFQFRVKVQDGGSPPLSSNVTVKIIIQDQNDNPPQVLYPVQTGGSLVAEMVPRSADVGYLVTKVVAVDVDSGQNAWLSYKLQKATDRALFEVALQNGEIRTIRQVTDKDAVKQRLTVIVEDNGQPSRSATVIVNVAVADSFPEVLFPEVLSEFTDFTHDKEYNDNLTFYLVLALAVVSFLFITCLVVIISVKIYRWRQSRVLYHSNLPVIPYYPPRYSDTLGTGTLQHVYNYEVCRTTDSRKSDCKFGRAGSQNVLIMDPSSTGTMQRIQSEKSILDEPDSPLEVRLL; encoded by the exons ATGGCAAGGCAAGCACTactgtttgtctctctcctgtctgtcgGCGCGGTGTTCGGGCAGGTCAGCTACACTGTTCCGGAGGAAATGGCCAAAGGATCTATAGTCGGCAATTTAGCACAAGATTTAGGTTTACAGACCAAACGTCTAGTATCTGGAAAAGCCAGAATCTATACCCGAGACAGTGACGGGTACATCGAGCTGAACAGAGAAAGAGGAGTCCTCCTCGTTAAAGAAAGAATCGACAGAGAGGCGCTCTGCAGAAAGACGACGCCGTGTGCTTTACATTTTCAGATTATTTTAGATAATCCTATGGAGTTTTACACTGTTACAGTCCAGATTACTGACATCAATGATAATGCACCAACGTTTGAAAAAGGTGAGATGAAATTCAAAATTAGTGAGTCAGCGATCACCGGGGCAAAATTTGTGTTGGAAAGAGCTGTGGATCTTGATGTTGGAATTAACGATCTTAAAAGCTATGAGTTAAAACCAAAAGATAATTTTTCTCTGAAACTGCGCGATAACGCTGAAGGAAATAAAAACGTTGAGATGGTGCTACAGAAGCCtttagacagagagaaacaggagcAGATATCTCTTGTGTTAACGGCTGTAGATGGAGGAGATCCGCAGATGTCAGGAACGATGCTGATTGTCATCACAGTTTTAGACGTTAATGATAATGCTCCCGTTTTTACACAGCCCACATACAAGGCTGCAGTTACTGAGAATTCACCTAAAGGCACAGTTGTTGCAACTGTTACAGCCGCAGATGCAGATGAAGGCTCTAACGGTAAAATAACTTATTCAATCACGAATACATTAGATGATGTTAGGAAAGTGTTTAAGATTAACAAGGAAAACGGTGTAATTACTATAattgaaaatattgattttgaagACTCGCGAAACTATCAAATAAATTTACTTGCTAGTGACGAGGGAGGGCTCACAGATTCGTGTAAGGTTATTGTCGATGTACAAGATGTAAATGACAACCATCCTGCAGTTGACATAATGTCAAAGTCAACTGTGATATCAGAGGATGCAAAACTCAATACAGTTGTTACAATGATAAACATCGAGGACAAGGACACTGGAGAAAACGGAAAAGTGCAATGTTTTATTAGCGACAATGTAcccttcattttaaaaacatcatcCAATAATTTCTATAGTTTAGTGACAGACAGTGatttagacagagagagagcctcTGAGTATAATATTACAGTGACCTGCTCTGATGAGGGAGTGCCCTCCCTCTCCAGCAGCGTCACTCTCACCTTACAGATCTCTGATGTGAATGACAACGCGCCTGTTTTTGAGAGGAGCTCTTATGAGGCCTACATTGTTGAAAACAACACACCAGGCCTCTCTATATTCACAGTGAAAGCCAGAGACGCTGACTGGAACCAGAACGCTCGTGTTTCTTTCATACTGGAGGACTCCTCTGTTAACGGAGTGCCAGTCTCCTCATATGTGTCCGTTAGTGCTGATAGTGGAGTCATCCATGCAGTGCGCTCTTTTGACTACGAGCAGATCAAAGACTTCCAGTTCCGCGTCAAAGTGCAGGATGGAGGCTCCCCTCCACTCAGTAGCAACGTGACTGTGAAAATAATTATCCAGGACCAGAACGACAACCCCCCTCAGGTTCTGTACCCAGTCCAGACTGGTGGCTCTCTGGTGGCTGAAATGGTGCCTCGTTCAGCAGATGTGGGCTATCTGGTCACTAAAGTGGTGGCTGTTGATGTGGACTCTGGACAGAATGCCTGGCTCTCCTATAAACTGCAGAAAGCCACAGACAGGGCGCTGTTTGAAGTGGCCTTACAGAATGGAGAAATAAGAACTATCCGCCAAGTGACTGATAAAGATGCTGTGAAACAAAGACTGACTGTTATAGTGGAGGACAACGGGCAGCCCTCTCGTTCAGCTACAGTCATTGTTAACGTGGCGGTGGCGGACAGCTTCCCTGAAGTGCT CTTCCCTGAAGTGCTGTCGGAgttcactgactttacacaCGACAAGGAGTACAATGACAACCTGACTTTTTACTTAGTGCTGGCTTTGGCTGTagtttccttcctcttcatcacgtGTTTAGTGGTTATTATATCAGTGAAAATCTACAGATGGAGACAGTCTCGCGTCCTGTATCACTCCAATCTCCCTGTGATTCCGTATTATCCACCACGTTACTCAGACACTTTGGGGACAGGGACTCTCCAGCACGTGTACAACTACGAGGTGTGCAGGACGACTGACTCCAGAAAGAGTGACTGTAAGTTCGGCAGAGCTGGTAGTCAGAACGTGCTGATAATGGACCCCAGTTCTACAGGGACGATGCAGCGgatacagagtgaaaagagCATCCTGGATGAACCAGACTCTCCTCTAGAGGTTAGACTGCTTTGA
- the LOC123958213 gene encoding protocadherin gamma-A6-like, translated as MRRQVLFLILIFSVGSVVGQVSYSIPEEMAKGSVVGNIARDLGLDVKRLKSGKARIFTGDSAEYIELSRERGVLLVKERIDRESLCRQTTPCALHLQIILENPMELFRITVEITDINDNSPNFKSDEKRFEISESAVTGSKFVLDRAVDADIGVNGLKNYSLKPADNFVLKIQSHADGNKKVEMVLHKPLDREKEEQMSLLLTAVDGGEPQMSGTVKIYVTVLDANDNAPVFMQSVYKAAIAEHSQKGTTLTTVSASDADKGSNGEVYYSVSTTVDGVSDIFTINENGEVILVGDVDFEKAKHYQIDIEAKDSGGLSDSSKIIVDVIDINDNKPVISILSKSDSILEDSPQNTVIVMFSVLDPDSSNNGQVNCRINDNIPFTITTSSNDFYSLVTDSDLDRERASEYNITVTCSDEGVPSLSSSVTLTLQISDVNDNAPVFERSSYEAYIVENNTPGLSIFTVKARDADWNQNARVSYILEDSSVNGVPVSSYVSVSADSGVIHAVRSFDYEQIKDFQFRVKAQDGGSPPLSSNVTVKIMIQDQNDNPPQVLYPVQTGGSLVAEMFTDFTHDKEYNDNLTFYLVLALAVVSFLFITCLVVIISVKIYRWRQSRVLYHSNLPVIPYYPPRYSDTLGTGTLQHVYNYEVCRTTDSRKSDCKFGRAGSQNVLIMDPSSTGTMQRIQSEKSILDEPDSPLEVSLME; from the exons ATGAGACGGCAAGTACTGTTTTTGATCTTGATCTTCTCTGTCGGTTCAGTTGTGGGCCAGGTCAGCTACTCTATTCCGGAGGAAATGGCAAAGGGTTCTGTAGTGGGCAACATTGCACGGGATTTAGGTTTAGATGTAAAAAGACTGAAGTCAGGTAAAGCCCGTATATTTACGGGAGACAGTGCAGAGTACATCGAGCTGAGCAGAGAAAGAGGAGTCCTCCTCGTGAAAGAGAGGATCGACAGAGAGTCGCTCTGCAGACAGACGACGCCTTGTGCGTTACATTTGCAGATTATTCTAGAAAACCCAATGGAGCTTTTTCGAATAACAGTGGAGATAACCGATATCAACGACAACAGCCCCAATTTTAAAAGTGACGAGAAACGTTTTGAAATTAGCGAATCCGCAGTTACAGGATCTAAATTTGTGTTAGACAGAGCGGTTGACGCCGACATTGGCGTAAATGGCCTGAAGAATTACAGCTTGAAACCTGCAGATAATTTTGTACTGAAGATACAAAGTCATGCAGATGGAAATAAAAAGGTCGAAATGGTCCTACACAAGCCGTTAGATCGAGAGAAAGAGGAACAAATGTCATTGTTGTTAACAGCTGTAGATGGAGGGGAACCTCAAATGTCCGGTACGGTAAAGATTTATGTGACTGTGCTCGATGCAAACGACAATGCTCCTGTTTTTATGCAGTCGGTTTACAAGGCTGCCATAGCGGAACATTCTCAAAAAGGAACAACATTGACAACAGTGAGTGCTTCTGATGCAGATAAAGGATCAAACGGGGAAGTTTATTATTCAGTTTCGACCACTGTGGACGGTGTGTCtgacatttttacaataaatgaaAACGGAGAAGTAATATTAGTTGGTGATGTTGACTTTGAAAAGGCCAAGCATTATCAAATTGATATTGAGGCTAAAGACAGTGGTGGTCTTTCTGATTCCAGTAAGATTATTGTTGATGttattgatattaatgataacAAGCCTGTAATCAGCATACTTTCCAAATCTGATTCAATCCTAGAAGACTCTCCCCAAAATACAGTTATAGTTATGTTCAGTGTCCTTGACCCAGATTCAAGTAACAATGGTCAAGTGAACTGCAGAATAAACGACAACATCCCATTTACTATTACAACTTCTTCAAATGATTTTTATAGCTTAGTGACAGACAGTGatttagacagagagagagcctcCGAGTATAATATAACAGTGACCTGCTCTGATGAGGGAGTGCCCTCCCTCTCCAGCAGCGTCACTCTCACCTTACAGATCTCTGATGTGAATGACAACGCGCCTGTTTTTGAGAGGAGCTCATATGAGGCCTACATTGTAGAAAACAACACACCAGGCCTCTCTATATTCACAGTGAAAGCCAGAGACGCTGACTGGAACCAGAATGCGCGTGTTTCTTACATACTGGAGGACTCCTCTGTTAACGGAGTGCCAGTCTCCTCATATGTGTCCGTTAGTGCTGATAGTGGAGTCATCCATGCAGTGCGCTCTTTTGACTACGAGCAGATCAAAGACTTCCAGTTCCGCGTCAAAGCGCAGGATGGAGGCTCCCCTCCACTCAGTAGCAACGTGACTGTGAAAATAATGATCCAGGACCAGAACGACAACCCCCCTCAGGTTCTGTACCCAGTCCAGACTGGTGGCTCTCTGGTGGCTGAAATG ttcactgactttacacaCGACAAGGAGTACAATGACAACCTGACTTTTTACTTAGTGCTGGCTTTGGCTGTagtttccttcctcttcatcacgtGTTTAGTGGTTATTATATCAGTGAAAATCTACAGATGGAGACAGTCTCGCGTCCTGTATCACTCCAATCTCCCTGTGATTCCGTATTATCCACCACGTTACTCAGACACTTTGGGGACAGGGACTCTCCAGCACGTGTACAACTACGAGGTGTGCAGGACGACTGACTCCAGAAAGAGTGACTGTAAGTTCGGCAGAGCTGGTAGTCAGAACGTGCTGATAATGGACCCCAGTTCTACAGGGACGATGCAGCGgatacagagtgaaaagagCATCCTGGATGAACCAGACTCTCCTCTAGAGGTTAGTCTCATGGAATGA
- the LOC123958212 gene encoding protocadherin gamma-A2-like codes for MARQVLLFVSLLSVRAVFGQVSYTVPEEMAKGSLVGNLAQDLGLQTKRLVSGKARIYTRDSDGYIELNRERGVLLVKERIDREALCRKTTPCALHFQIILDNPMEFYTVTVQITDINDNAPTFEKGEMKFKISESAITGAKFVLERAVDHDVGINGVHRYELKPTDNFSLKLHNNADGNKNVEMVLQKPLDREKQEQISLVLTAVDGGEPQMSGTMLIVITVLDANDNAPVFTQPTYKAAVTENSPKGTVVATVTAADADEGSNGKITYSITNTLDDVRKVFKINKENGEITLIGNIDFEESRRFQINVRASDEGGLTDSCKLIVDVQDVNDNDPEINIMSKSNVISEDAKLNTVVTMINIEDKDTAENGKVQCFISDNVPFILKTSTNNFYSLVTDSDLDRERASEYNITVTCSDEGVPSLSSSVTLTLQISDVNDNAPVFERSSYEAYIVENNTPGLSIFTVKARDADWNQNARVSYILEDSSVNGVPVSSYVSVSADSGVIHAVRSFDYEQIKDFQFRVKAQDGGSPPLSSNVTVKIMIQDQNDNPPQVLYPVQTGGSLVAEMVPRSADVGYLVTKVVAVDVDSGQNAWLSYKLQKATDRALFEVALQNGEIRTIRQVTDKDAVKQRLTVIVEDNGQPSRSATVIVNVAVADSFPEVLSEFTDFTHDKEYNDNLTFYLVLALAVVSFLFITCLVVIISVKIYRWRQSRVLYHSNLPVIPYYPPHYSDTLGTGTLQHVYNYEVCRTTDSRKSDCKFGRAGSQNVLIMDPSSTGTMQRIQSEKSILDEPDSPLELIR; via the exons ATGGCAAGGCAAGTActgctgtttgtctctctcctgtctgtccGCGCGGTGTTCGGGCAGGTCAGCTACACTGTTCCGGAGGAAATGGCCAAAGGATCTTTAGTCGGCAATTTAGCACAAGATTTAGGTTTACAGACCAAACGTCTAGTATCTGGAAAAGCCAGAATCTATACCCGAGACAGTGACGGGTACATCGAGCTGAACAGAGAAAGAGGAGTCCTCCTCGTTAAAGAAAGAATCGACAGAGAGGCGCTCTGCAGAAAGACGACGCCGTGTGCTTTACATTTTCAGATTATTTTAGATAATCCTATGGAGTTTTATACTGTTACAGTCCAGATCACTGACATCAATGATAATGCACCAACGTTTGAAAAAGGTGAGATGAAATTCAAAATTAGTGAGTCAGCGATCACTGGGGCAAAATTTGTGTTGGAAAGAGCTGTGGATCATGATGTTGGAATTAATGGTGTTCATAGATATGAGTTAAAACCAACAGATAATTTTTCTCTGAAACTGCATAATAACGCTGATGGAAATAAAAACGTTGAGATGGTGCTACAGAAGCCtttagacagagagaaacaggagcAGATATCTCTTGTGTTAACGGCTGTAGATGGAGGAGAGCCGCAGATGTCAGGAACGATGCTGATTGTCATCACAGTTTTAGATGCTAATGATAATGCTCCTGTTTTTACACAGCCCACATACAAGGCTGCAGTTACTGAGAATTCACCTAAAGGCACAGTTGTTGCAACTGTTACAGCCGCAGATGCAGATGAAGGCTCTAACGGTAAAATAACTTATTCAATCACGAATACATTAGATGATGTTAGGAAAGTGTTTAAGATTAACAAGGAAAACGGCGAAATTACATTAATTGGAAATATTGACTTTGAGGAGTCCCGAcgttttcaaataaatgtacGTGCTAGTGATGAGGGAGGACTTACAGATTCCTGCAAGTTAATTGTCGATGTACAAGATGTAAATGACAACGATCCTGAAATTAACATAATGTCAAAGTCAAATGTGATATCAGAGGATGCAAAACTCAATACAGTTGTTACAATGATAAACATCGAGGACAAGGACACTGCAGAAAACGGAAAAGTGCAATGTTTTATTAGCGACAATGTAcccttcattttaaaaacatcaacCAATAATTTCTATAGTTTAGTGACAGACAGTGatttagacagagagagagcctcTGAGTATAATATAACAGTGACCTGCTCTGATGAGGGAGTGCCCTCCCTCTCCAGCAGCGTCACTCTCACCTTACAGATCTCTGATGTGAATGACAACGCGCCTGTTTTTGAGAGGAGCTCATATGAGGCCTACATTGTAGAAAACAACACACCAGGCCTCTCTATATTCACAGTGAAAGCCAGAGACGCTGACTGGAACCAGAATGCGCGTGTTTCTTACATACTGGAGGACTCCTCTGTTAACGGAGTGCCAGTCTCCTCATATGTGTCCGTTAGTGCTGATAGTGGAGTCATCCATGCAGTGCGCTCTTTTGACTACGAGCAGATCAAAGACTTCCAGTTCCGCGTCAAAGCGCAGGATGGAGGCTCCCCTCCACTCAGTAGCAACGTGACTGTGAAAATAATGATCCAGGACCAGAACGACAACCCCCCTCAGGTTCTGTACCCAGTCCAGACTGGTGGCTCTCTGGTGGCTGAAATGGTGCCTCGTTCAGCAG ATGTGGGCTATCTGGTCACTAAAGTGGTGGCTGTTGATGTGGACTCTGGACAGAATGCCTGGCTCTCCTATAAACTGCAGAAAGCCACAGACAGGGCGCTGTTTGAAGTGGCCTTACAGAATGGAGAAATAAGAACTATCCGCCAAGTGACTGATAAAGATGCTGTGAAACAAAGACTGACTGTTATAGTGGAGGACAACGGGCAGCCCTCTCGTTCAGCTACAGTCATTGTTAACGTGGCGGTGGCGGACAGCTTCCCTGAAGTGCTGTCGGAgttcactgactttacacaCGACAAGGAGTACAATGACAACCTGACTTTTTACTTAGTGCTGGCTTTGGCTGTagtttccttcctcttcatcacgtGTTTAGTGGTTATTATATCAGTGAAAATCTACAGATGGAGACAGTCTCGCGTCCTGTATCACTCCAATCTCCCTGTGATTCCGTATTATCCACCACATTACTCAGACACTTTGGGGACAGGGACTCTCCAGCACGTGTACAACTACGAGGTGTGCAGGACGACTGACTCCAGAAAGAGTGACTGTAAGTTCGGCAGAGCTGGTAGTCAGAACGTGCTGATAATGGACCCCAGTTCTACAGGGACGATGCAGCGgatacagagtgaaaagagCATCCTGGATGAACCAGACTCTCCTCTAGAG TTGATTCGGTAA
- the LOC123958211 gene encoding protocadherin beta-18-like, whose translation MKGQTLLFISLLSFGSVIGQVSYTIPEEMAKGSLVGNIAQDLGLEIKRLISGKARIYTRDSDGYIELNRERGVLLVKQRIDREALCRQTTPCALHFQIILENPMEFYTVTIQITDINDNAPTFEEGEIKFKISESAITGAKFVLERAVDLDVGINDLQTYTLKPTDNFALKLHNNADGNKNVEMVLQKPLDREKQEQISLVLTAVDGGEPQMSGTMLIVITVLDVNDNAPV comes from the coding sequence ATGAAAGGGCAAACGCTGTTGTTTATCTCTCTGCTTTCGTTTGGCTCGGTAATTGGGCAGGTCAGCTACACTATACCAGAGGAAATGGCGAAAGGCTCTTTAGTCGGTAATATAGCACAAGATTTAGGTTTAGAGATCAAACGTTTGATTTCTGGTAAAGCGCGAATTTATACCCGAGACAGTGACGGGTACATCGAGCTGAACAGAGAAAGAGGAGTCCTCCTTGTCAAGCAGAGAATCGACAGAGAGGCGCTCTGCAGACAGACGACGCCGTGTGCTTTACATTTTCAGATTATTTTAGAGAATCCTATGGAGTTTTACACTGTTACAATCCAGATTACTGACATCAATGATAATGCGCCAACCTTTGAAGAAGGGgaaatcaaattcaaaattaGTGAGTCAGCGATCACTGGGGCAAAATTTGTGTTGGAAAGAGCTGTGGATCTTGATGTTGGAATTAACGATCTTCAAACCTACACATTAAAACCAACAGATAATTTTGCTCTGAAACTGCACAATAACGCTGATGGAAATAAAAACGTTGAGATGGTGCTACAGAAGCCtttagacagagagaaacaggagcAGATATCTCTTGTGTTAACGGCTGTAGATGGAGGAGAGCCGCAGATGTCAGGAACGATGCTGATTGTCATCACAGTTTTAGACGTTAATGATAATGCTCCTGTT